A portion of the Calothrix sp. 336/3 genome contains these proteins:
- a CDS encoding SpoIIE family protein phosphatase, whose translation MLKILIIDDDPIVRTVLKRTLENQGYQVTIAQNGEDGIKYAKEIKPALIICDWMMSCIDGLEVCRRIKTEPDLKTTFFILLTAKGAQRGEEEDRVRGLDAGADEFISKPIEMNELKARVRAGLRLYQLHEDLKLQKQTLEVLNQNLRDELAEAADYVQSLLPSPLLGKVSTETLFIPSAQLGGDCFDYYWIDDDNLVIYLLDVSGHGVGSALLSVSVLNLLRSQSLPNTDFRKPGEVLKALNQNFQMSAHGDKYFTIWYGVYNFSAQQLIYASAGHPSGILLSQNSQNLAEVKQLDSLDLPIGFIPDVNFDEMKLEVLKNSSLYIFSDGAYEIPQANGTIWGIDAFINLLLQSHRQPLDDILNNIKTSHGLTNFDDDLSVIRVIF comes from the coding sequence ATGTTGAAAATTTTGATAATTGATGATGACCCAATTGTAAGAACTGTCTTAAAGAGAACTTTAGAAAATCAAGGTTATCAAGTAACAATTGCCCAAAACGGAGAAGACGGGATTAAATATGCCAAAGAAATTAAACCGGCACTAATTATTTGTGACTGGATGATGTCTTGTATCGATGGTTTAGAAGTTTGTCGTCGCATCAAAACAGAACCAGATTTAAAAACTACATTCTTTATCTTATTAACTGCAAAAGGGGCACAAAGGGGAGAGGAAGAAGATAGGGTTCGTGGATTAGATGCAGGTGCAGACGAGTTTATTTCTAAACCCATTGAAATGAATGAGTTGAAAGCACGAGTTCGTGCAGGGTTGAGACTATACCAATTACACGAGGATTTAAAACTTCAAAAACAAACTTTAGAAGTATTAAACCAAAATTTACGAGATGAATTAGCAGAAGCAGCTGACTACGTGCAGTCACTTTTACCCTCCCCTCTCCTCGGTAAAGTTAGCACCGAAACATTATTTATTCCTTCTGCTCAATTGGGAGGTGATTGTTTTGATTATTACTGGATTGATGATGATAATTTAGTTATTTATTTACTCGATGTTTCAGGACATGGTGTAGGTTCCGCTTTGCTTTCTGTCTCAGTACTAAATTTACTGCGATCGCAATCATTACCTAATACGGATTTCCGTAAACCTGGTGAAGTTTTAAAAGCGCTAAATCAGAATTTTCAAATGAGCGCCCATGGTGATAAATACTTTACTATTTGGTATGGAGTTTACAATTTTTCTGCGCAACAGCTAATTTATGCTAGTGCGGGACATCCGTCTGGAATTTTGTTATCTCAAAACTCTCAAAATCTGGCAGAAGTAAAACAATTAGACTCTCTTGATTTACCAATTGGCTTTATCCCAGATGTCAATTTTGATGAGATGAAACTTGAGGTTTTGAAAAATAGTAGTTTATATATTTTCAGCGATGGAGCTTATGAAATACCTCAGGCAAATGGCACAATATGGGGCATTGACGCTTTTATTAATTTATTGTTACAATCTCATCGACAGCCTTTAGACGATATTTTAAATAATATCAAAACAAGTCATGGGTTGACAAATTTTGATGATGATTTATCTGTAATCAGGGTAATTTTCTAG
- the mfd gene encoding transcription-repair coupling factor — protein sequence MAFSSLVRALGKSSLTHELISKLDKQGEVCINGAPRLPKGLVASAIAQTSQRNILLVCATLEEAGRWTAQLETMGWNSIYFYPTSEASPYEPFDPETEMVWGQMQVLADLVKENHQEKQSVKLAIVTTHAALQTHLPPPGVFKPFCITLRKGMELDLDGFGVKMAQLGYERVPLVETEGQWSRRGDIVDVFPVSSELPVRLEWFGDEVEQIREFDPATQRSALDKIEQLILTPTSFAPIISQAFQGEQLETITGFISDTEQEQLAANQFLEGSRRFLGLAFEQPASLMDYLPENTLIAIDEVEQCTAHSDRWTENAESQWQLVTANLPQQLPKTHRYFADSLKATTGFKKLYLSELAETSLSASHNGLNLASRPVPVTPHAYAKMAEALRQERDRHFGIWLISAQPSRSVSLLQEHDCPAQFIPNPRDYQAIEKLHINHTPIALKYSGLAELEGFILPTFRVVVVTDREFYGQHSLATFSYIRKRRKAASKQVDANKLRPGDFVVHRNHGVGKFLKLESLTINNEIREYLVVQYADGLLRVAADQVNALSRFRTTTEKPPELNKMTGKAWENTKNKVRKAIKKLAVDLLKLYAARSQQSGFAYPGDTPWQEEMEGSFPYQATTDQLKATQDVKRDMESDRPMDRLVCGDVGFGKTEVAIRAIFKAVTAGKQVALLAPTTILTQQHYHTLKERFAPYPINVGLLNRFRTAEERRGIQKRLATGELDVVVGTHQLLGKGVNFRDLGLLVIDEEQRFGVNQKERIKTLKTQLDVLTLSATPIPRTLYMSLSGIREMSLITTPPPSRRPIQTHLSPMNPENIRSAIRQELDRGGQVFYVVPRVGGIEEVAEKIREMIPGARIAIAHGQMEEAELESTMLTFSNGEADILVCTTIIESGLDIPRVNTILIEDAQRFGLSQLYQLRGRVGRAGIQAHAWLFYPKQSTLSDAARQRLRAIQEFTQLGSGYQLAMRDMEIRGVGNLLGAEQSGQMDVIGFDLYMEMLEEAIREIRGQEIPQVDDTQIDLNLTAFIPADYIPDIDQKVSAYRAVAAANSQEELQQIAAEWTDRYGNIPTPATQLLRVMELKQLGKKLGFSRIKPESKQHIILETPMEEPAWSLLAGNLPESLRNRFVYSPGKVTVRGLAVLKAEQQLNTLIDAFTKIREIPNLN from the coding sequence ATGGCTTTCTCTTCCCTTGTCCGCGCTTTAGGTAAATCCTCCCTCACCCATGAATTAATCTCCAAATTGGATAAACAGGGAGAGGTATGTATAAATGGTGCGCCACGTCTTCCCAAAGGTTTGGTGGCTTCGGCGATCGCTCAAACCTCCCAGAGGAATATTTTACTAGTATGTGCAACTTTAGAGGAAGCTGGTCGGTGGACAGCACAGCTAGAAACTATGGGGTGGAATAGTATTTATTTTTACCCCACCTCTGAAGCTTCTCCCTACGAACCTTTTGACCCCGAAACTGAGATGGTATGGGGACAGATGCAGGTTTTGGCAGATTTGGTGAAGGAAAATCACCAGGAAAAGCAGTCTGTGAAGCTGGCGATCGTCACTACCCATGCAGCATTACAAACCCATTTACCGCCCCCAGGAGTATTTAAACCTTTTTGCATCACCCTGAGAAAGGGAATGGAATTGGATTTGGATGGATTTGGGGTGAAAATGGCACAATTGGGCTATGAGCGGGTTCCTTTGGTGGAGACGGAGGGGCAATGGAGTCGCCGAGGTGATATTGTGGATGTGTTCCCAGTATCTTCGGAACTGCCTGTCAGGTTAGAGTGGTTTGGAGATGAGGTGGAACAGATACGGGAGTTTGACCCTGCCACCCAACGTTCTGCCCTAGATAAAATTGAGCAGTTAATTTTGACTCCCACTAGCTTTGCTCCCATAATTAGTCAGGCTTTCCAGGGAGAACAACTAGAGACAATTACAGGTTTTATTTCTGATACAGAACAGGAACAACTGGCAGCCAATCAATTTTTAGAAGGAAGTCGGAGATTTTTGGGTTTAGCTTTTGAGCAACCCGCTTCCTTAATGGATTATTTACCAGAAAATACCCTCATAGCCATTGATGAGGTTGAGCAATGTACTGCCCATAGCGATCGCTGGACGGAAAATGCTGAGTCCCAATGGCAACTAGTGACGGCAAATTTACCTCAGCAATTACCGAAGACTCACCGCTACTTTGCCGATTCTCTGAAGGCAACCACAGGATTTAAAAAACTTTATCTCTCGGAACTCGCAGAAACATCTTTATCCGCTAGTCACAACGGATTAAATCTTGCCAGTCGTCCCGTACCTGTGACACCCCATGCCTATGCGAAAATGGCAGAAGCTTTAAGACAGGAGCGCGATCGCCACTTTGGTATCTGGTTAATTTCAGCACAACCGTCCCGCTCTGTATCCCTACTCCAAGAACACGACTGTCCGGCACAATTTATTCCCAACCCCCGCGATTACCAAGCGATTGAAAAATTACACATCAATCATACCCCCATTGCTCTCAAATATTCCGGTTTAGCTGAATTAGAAGGGTTTATTCTCCCGACTTTCCGTGTCGTGGTGGTGACAGACAGGGAATTTTACGGGCAGCATTCTCTGGCAACCTTTAGTTATATTCGCAAACGTCGCAAAGCTGCTTCTAAACAGGTTGATGCCAATAAATTACGTCCCGGCGACTTTGTAGTGCATCGCAACCATGGTGTCGGTAAATTCCTCAAGTTGGAAAGTCTAACGATTAACAACGAAATCCGTGAGTATTTGGTGGTGCAATATGCTGATGGATTATTGCGGGTGGCAGCTGATCAGGTGAATGCCTTATCTCGCTTCCGCACCACCACTGAAAAGCCCCCAGAATTAAACAAAATGACGGGGAAAGCTTGGGAAAATACCAAAAATAAGGTTCGCAAAGCCATTAAAAAGTTGGCAGTGGACTTGTTGAAATTATACGCTGCTCGCTCACAGCAATCGGGTTTTGCCTATCCTGGAGATACTCCGTGGCAAGAGGAAATGGAAGGTTCCTTCCCCTATCAAGCAACGACAGATCAATTGAAAGCAACCCAGGATGTCAAACGGGATATGGAGAGCGATCGCCCTATGGATCGTCTAGTCTGTGGGGATGTGGGTTTCGGAAAGACAGAGGTGGCAATTCGGGCAATTTTTAAAGCAGTCACCGCAGGTAAACAGGTTGCACTCCTGGCTCCCACAACGATTTTAACCCAGCAACATTACCATACTCTCAAGGAACGTTTTGCCCCCTACCCGATTAATGTGGGTTTACTCAATCGTTTTCGCACCGCAGAGGAGCGTCGTGGGATTCAGAAACGTTTGGCAACGGGGGAGTTAGATGTGGTGGTGGGAACTCACCAACTTTTAGGTAAGGGTGTGAACTTCCGCGATTTAGGATTATTGGTAATTGATGAGGAGCAACGCTTTGGGGTGAATCAGAAGGAAAGGATTAAAACCCTGAAAACTCAATTGGATGTGTTGACACTTTCCGCGACACCGATTCCCCGTACCTTATATATGTCTCTCTCTGGAATTCGGGAAATGAGTTTAATTACGACTCCACCCCCTTCCCGTCGTCCGATTCAAACCCACCTTTCACCCATGAATCCGGAAAATATTCGCAGTGCCATCCGCCAAGAATTAGACCGAGGTGGGCAGGTATTTTACGTAGTTCCACGGGTGGGAGGAATTGAAGAGGTAGCCGAAAAAATCCGAGAAATGATTCCAGGAGCAAGAATAGCGATCGCCCACGGGCAAATGGAGGAAGCGGAGCTGGAATCTACCATGCTCACCTTTAGTAATGGGGAAGCAGATATCCTTGTTTGTACTACCATCATTGAATCTGGATTAGATATTCCCAGGGTAAATACAATTCTGATTGAAGATGCTCAACGCTTTGGTTTATCCCAACTCTACCAATTACGGGGACGGGTAGGACGTGCCGGCATTCAGGCTCACGCTTGGCTATTTTACCCCAAACAATCTACCCTATCTGATGCTGCAAGGCAACGTCTCCGGGCAATTCAAGAATTTACTCAGTTGGGTTCTGGGTATCAATTAGCGATGCGAGATATGGAAATACGCGGAGTCGGCAACCTCTTGGGAGCAGAGCAGTCGGGACAAATGGATGTAATCGGTTTCGATTTATACATGGAAATGTTGGAAGAAGCGATTCGAGAAATCCGAGGGCAAGAAATACCCCAGGTTGATGATACACAGATTGACTTGAATCTGACAGCCTTTATCCCTGCCGATTATATTCCCGATATCGACCAAAAGGTGAGTGCATACCGTGCAGTCGCAGCAGCTAATTCCCAGGAGGAGCTACAGCAAATTGCTGCGGAATGGACAGATAGATATGGCAATATTCCTACCCCCGCAACTCAATTATTACGGGTTATGGAATTAAAACAACTGGGCAAAAAGCTGGGTTTCAGTCGCATCAAACCGGAAAGTAAGCAACACATCATCCTGGAAACACCCATGGAAGAACCAGCATGGAGTCTTCTGGCAGGAAATTTACCTGAAAGTCTGCGTAACAGGTTTGTTTATTCTCCAGGGAAGGTGACAGTTCGGGGATTAGCTGTGTTAAAGGCAGAACAACAATTAAATACTTTAATTGATGCTTTTACCAAAATACGAGAAATTCCCAATCTCAATTAA
- a CDS encoding NAD(P)/FAD-dependent oxidoreductase: MAQKVIIIGAGPAGLLLAHYLLLRGKYQVEIYERRPQSQFQNIRGNRSFPLSLQERGRKALRYIPGLETAIANQSVFCQGTIIYQKQKKPRSIPRKNTVLSIDRNRIVGVLLEELTQRYSSEQIQIHFACECIQVNHLGNTVTLQSESGNQFTVSYDLLVGADGANSYIRAYLEKNANFHCEQEYIPDFYKSLFFQRTNPSQGIEFAGNKIHTSNLDKTRIILVPQLDNQLNGVIIFGSQDNPLVNLSTQEEVIAFFQDNFPDFAPLMSPEEATALLQRPFARVLTVRCDRFHQGDNILLIGDAVHAVSPSIGQGCNSSLEDVFVLGELLEKYDDDWSQVLPSFSQKRIPDVHALRELSDYSFPRNKLLVAEFFLRLSLGRFFHKLFPRLFVPFLFDLILDTDIPYSQISKTHQGWINKVKSSMGN; encoded by the coding sequence ATGGCACAAAAAGTCATCATCATCGGGGCAGGTCCCGCCGGACTCTTACTTGCCCATTATTTACTACTTCGCGGCAAGTATCAAGTAGAAATCTATGAACGTCGTCCCCAATCTCAATTCCAAAATATTCGAGGGAATCGTTCTTTTCCCCTTTCTCTGCAAGAACGCGGGAGGAAAGCGCTCAGATATATACCCGGATTAGAAACAGCGATCGCCAACCAAAGTGTTTTTTGTCAGGGAACTATCATTTACCAAAAGCAGAAAAAACCCCGCTCCATTCCCCGGAAAAATACCGTTCTTTCCATCGACAGAAACCGCATAGTTGGTGTTCTCCTAGAAGAACTCACCCAAAGATATAGCTCTGAGCAAATTCAAATTCATTTTGCATGTGAATGTATTCAAGTTAACCACCTAGGTAATACTGTCACCCTGCAATCTGAGTCAGGTAATCAATTTACAGTCAGTTACGATTTGCTTGTCGGTGCTGATGGTGCAAATTCATACATCAGAGCCTACTTAGAAAAAAATGCAAATTTCCATTGTGAGCAAGAATATATCCCTGATTTTTACAAGTCTCTATTCTTCCAAAGGACTAATCCGAGCCAAGGTATAGAATTTGCAGGTAACAAAATTCATACCTCCAATCTAGATAAAACCCGTATTATTCTTGTACCCCAACTAGATAATCAACTCAACGGGGTGATTATTTTCGGTAGTCAGGATAATCCCCTAGTAAATTTGTCCACCCAGGAAGAAGTAATCGCATTCTTTCAAGATAATTTCCCCGATTTTGCTCCCTTAATGTCTCCAGAGGAAGCCACCGCATTACTGCAACGTCCCTTTGCTAGAGTATTAACTGTACGTTGCGATCGCTTCCACCAAGGAGATAATATTCTTCTCATTGGCGATGCTGTCCATGCAGTATCTCCTTCTATTGGTCAGGGTTGTAATTCTTCCCTAGAAGATGTCTTTGTCTTGGGAGAATTATTAGAAAAATATGATGATGATTGGAGTCAAGTTTTGCCTAGTTTTTCTCAAAAAAGAATCCCTGATGTCCATGCATTAAGAGAATTATCGGATTATTCATTCCCTCGCAATAAATTATTAGTAGCAGAATTTTTCCTCAGATTAAGTCTTGGCAGATTCTTCCACAAATTATTTCCTCGCTTGTTTGTACCCTTTCTGTTTGATTTAATCTTAGATACAGATATTCCCTATTCTCAAATATCAAAAACCCATCAAGGTTGGATAAATAAAGTTAAGAGTTCCATGGGCAATTAG
- a CDS encoding DUF3131 domain-containing protein, with product MLQQNRKYRWMRSLALFLVGIWLQFLLCIPTGELAQAQNPSDKNNSCSVITAPLTAEEQTYAKAAWQYFVNNYQQNTGFTNSTGGYPSGTLWDMGNYLMALNAARWLNLIPQSEFDQRFNKFLTGLGALKLFEDGLPNKVYHAGNGAMVDYGNNPIEKGIGWSALDIGRILAAFDIVRTCHPQYGDWIKGILAKWQIARSLKDGQLYGATIAPDKSTMLVQEGRLGYEEYAVRGYELWGFKAPKAAALEPFELVDVNGVKLPVDKRDYKSTNANNYVVSESYILDGLEFGLGGYLKEYTARVLEAQKRRFEATGQLTAVTEDNIDREPYFLYNTLYSNGKTWATITEKNEDYPQFRSISTKAAFGWKYLYPDNAYAQKLFDVAKDLRSPDGGGFYAGLYEETKQPNKVLTGNTNGLIMEILYYKARGNKPLIGGDRVGFAPFPSNDKQTQIANNPPANNPPPPPPSSPGKNPPPPPPPANNPPPVKNPPPANNPPPVKNPPPVNNPPPVKNPPPANNPPPVKNPPPANNPPPANNQSSKIEPIPPVGEPKPSLCPVPEKGATVVQLRYARAAWAYFQANSDRDTGLISDRSDLKGATLWGLGDYLAALHAARTLDIISAKDFDRRTRYLLGALSKIQLFTGELPNRSYDTRTLQPVDYGGNPVPEGTGWSSLDTGRVMAALHMLKTCHPEYTDAVDNIALDWSYLRVVRDGVLSSANLIKDQIGRSVPRVLPETRLGYEEYAARGFQLWGFNADRSAVGGDYEKATIEGVEIPIQRRRQDTKLKVNQYTISNPFLLYGLEFGFDPQMKEIVLPIMQAQAQRYRRTGKLTASGTTLINREPYTIHNSIVGRGEPWATLTDDGTPITEKRLVSTAVAYAYHALFPDDTYGKELMQGITDLYNPNIGYYEGFYESDGKSAIGFTSSTNSMILESLLYQLTQHQPLIRPNGNSNSPWWKAIDKSDSGRGLPMESAPRIKYVSDRNSAYWLTTSTK from the coding sequence ATGCTACAGCAAAATCGAAAATATAGGTGGATGCGATCGCTTGCCCTATTTCTTGTGGGGATATGGCTACAATTTCTGCTATGTATTCCCACGGGAGAACTTGCACAAGCACAAAATCCATCGGATAAAAATAATAGCTGTAGTGTGATTACTGCTCCTTTGACAGCAGAGGAGCAAACCTATGCAAAAGCTGCATGGCAGTATTTTGTGAATAACTACCAACAAAATACAGGATTTACCAATTCCACTGGTGGTTATCCTTCGGGGACACTATGGGATATGGGTAATTATCTCATGGCTTTAAATGCTGCACGTTGGTTGAATTTAATCCCCCAATCGGAATTTGACCAACGATTTAATAAGTTTTTGACAGGTTTAGGAGCTTTAAAGCTATTTGAAGATGGCTTGCCAAATAAGGTATACCATGCTGGTAACGGAGCAATGGTTGACTATGGTAATAATCCGATTGAAAAGGGTATTGGTTGGTCAGCTTTAGATATTGGTAGAATACTTGCTGCATTTGATATTGTCCGTACCTGTCATCCCCAATATGGAGATTGGATTAAAGGTATTTTAGCTAAGTGGCAAATTGCGCGATCGCTGAAAGATGGACAGCTATATGGTGCAACCATCGCCCCTGATAAGTCAACAATGTTGGTTCAGGAAGGACGTTTAGGTTATGAAGAATATGCTGTTCGGGGATATGAACTATGGGGGTTTAAAGCACCAAAAGCAGCAGCGTTAGAGCCATTTGAACTTGTTGATGTCAATGGTGTTAAATTACCAGTGGATAAGCGCGACTATAAAAGTACAAATGCCAATAATTATGTAGTTAGCGAATCCTATATTTTGGATGGTTTGGAATTTGGTTTAGGTGGTTATTTAAAAGAATACACAGCCAGGGTATTAGAAGCGCAAAAGCGGAGATTTGAAGCAACTGGACAACTCACCGCAGTTACAGAAGACAACATCGATCGCGAACCATATTTTCTTTACAATACCCTGTACTCGAACGGAAAAACCTGGGCAACAATTACAGAAAAAAATGAGGATTATCCTCAGTTCCGTAGTATTAGTACAAAAGCTGCATTTGGGTGGAAATATTTATACCCTGATAATGCCTACGCACAGAAACTATTTGACGTTGCCAAAGACTTACGTAGTCCTGATGGTGGTGGGTTTTATGCAGGCTTATATGAAGAGACAAAACAACCAAATAAGGTGCTTACGGGTAACACCAATGGCTTAATTATGGAAATTTTGTACTATAAAGCCCGTGGAAATAAACCCTTGATTGGTGGCGATCGCGTTGGTTTTGCTCCCTTTCCTAGCAACGATAAGCAAACACAAATAGCCAATAATCCCCCAGCAAATAATCCTCCTCCACCTCCTCCTAGTTCTCCTGGTAAAAATCCCCCTCCTCCCCCTCCTCCAGCAAATAATCCTCCCCCAGTTAAAAATCCCCCTCCAGCAAATAATCCTCCTCCAGTTAAAAATCCCCCTCCAGTAAATAATCCTCCTCCAGTTAAAAATCCCCCTCCAGCAAATAATCCTCCTCCAGTTAAAAATCCCCCTCCAGCAAATAATCCTCCTCCAGCAAATAATCAATCAAGCAAAATCGAACCAATTCCTCCAGTGGGGGAACCCAAACCATCACTGTGTCCCGTGCCAGAAAAAGGAGCTACTGTAGTTCAGCTGAGGTATGCTAGAGCCGCTTGGGCATATTTTCAAGCAAATTCCGACCGAGATACGGGACTAATTAGCGATCGCAGTGACCTCAAAGGAGCTACCCTATGGGGATTGGGTGATTATCTTGCCGCACTCCATGCTGCACGGACTCTAGATATAATTTCTGCCAAAGATTTTGATCGCCGCACTCGTTATCTACTCGGCGCGTTGTCAAAAATACAGCTATTTACCGGAGAATTACCCAACCGCAGTTACGATACTCGCACCCTGCAACCAGTAGACTATGGTGGAAATCCAGTTCCTGAAGGCACAGGATGGTCTAGCCTTGATACTGGACGTGTGATGGCAGCCCTACATATGTTAAAGACTTGTCATCCTGAATACACGGATGCTGTGGATAATATAGCTTTGGATTGGTCATATCTGCGAGTTGTTCGCGATGGCGTTCTTTCCAGTGCAAATTTAATTAAAGACCAAATTGGACGTTCCGTACCTCGTGTACTTCCGGAAACCAGATTGGGATACGAAGAATATGCAGCACGAGGGTTTCAACTGTGGGGATTCAATGCAGATCGTTCTGCTGTGGGTGGAGATTACGAAAAAGCAACAATTGAAGGGGTGGAAATTCCCATCCAGCGTCGTCGTCAAGATACCAAATTGAAGGTGAACCAATACACCATTAGTAATCCATTTTTACTCTATGGACTGGAATTTGGATTTGACCCGCAAATGAAGGAAATTGTCTTGCCAATTATGCAAGCTCAAGCACAACGCTATCGTCGTACAGGTAAACTCACAGCATCCGGTACAACATTAATCAATCGTGAACCCTATACAATTCACAATTCGATTGTCGGACGGGGTGAACCTTGGGCAACTTTAACCGATGATGGTACCCCCATAACCGAAAAGCGTTTGGTGAGTACTGCTGTTGCCTATGCCTATCATGCCCTATTTCCCGACGATACCTATGGCAAAGAATTAATGCAGGGAATCACCGATTTATATAATCCCAACATTGGTTATTACGAGGGATTTTATGAATCCGATGGCAAAAGCGCGATTGGTTTTACCAGTAGTACCAACAGCATGATTTTAGAATCTCTTCTTTATCAGCTTACCCAACATCAACCATTGATTCGTCCCAACGGCAATAGCAATTCCCCTTGGTGGAAAGCTATCGATAAAAGTGATTCTGGGCGGGGATTACCTATGGAGTCAGCACCACGGATTAAATATGTCAGTGATCGCAATTCTGCTTACTGGTTAACCACTAGTACAAAATAA
- a CDS encoding DUF3131 domain-containing protein → MNSDFEPPPKNLVIIASAGGVIMAIAAIIGLNFWSKNIQNNAVATQPNQVSKPVDKSAISSNDPVGILDTKSIFKPGNPVASSQISEKSLPKATKLNPDEIEVARQAWSYFQRNWNAKTGLVNSTDNFQSVTMWDQAAAIAALVSARELNLVSKVEFESKMGQMLKTLASLPLYKGELPNKVYNSKTLLPVNYGKVDQKEEIGWSAIDLGRMAIWLKIVGAKYPKFQAQTEKVWKSWKVDRLTKNGNMYGTSVIDKKEQYNQEGRLGYENYAAYGLKLWGLNVEKALDYKSKAEFVNLYGQGVPYDRREFHNSGANNYVLSEPYILDGIETGFKSLPKVYSDRILAAQEARYQQTNQLTAVTEDNLDRAPYFVYNSLYVNGEPWATITDTREKHNNLRFVSTKAAIGWYVLNDTEYTRKLFNFVTSNLKTEKGLYNGYYEVLKEPNRALTANNNGVILQSLLYKKVGQPLVNWAGVKQPK, encoded by the coding sequence ATGAATTCAGATTTTGAACCTCCGCCAAAAAATTTGGTGATCATTGCATCCGCAGGAGGAGTTATTATGGCGATCGCAGCAATTATAGGGTTGAATTTTTGGTCTAAAAATATTCAAAATAATGCTGTTGCCACACAACCTAATCAAGTTAGTAAACCTGTAGATAAATCAGCTATTTCGTCAAATGACCCTGTAGGGATATTAGACACTAAATCCATCTTTAAGCCAGGAAATCCCGTAGCTAGTAGTCAAATTTCAGAGAAAAGTCTTCCAAAGGCTACTAAACTCAACCCAGATGAAATAGAAGTTGCTCGTCAAGCTTGGTCTTATTTCCAGCGTAATTGGAATGCCAAAACCGGATTAGTCAATTCCACAGATAATTTTCAGTCAGTAACAATGTGGGACCAAGCAGCAGCGATCGCAGCTTTGGTAAGTGCTAGAGAATTAAATCTTGTCAGCAAGGTAGAGTTTGAAAGCAAAATGGGGCAGATGCTGAAAACTTTAGCATCATTACCTTTATATAAAGGGGAATTACCCAATAAGGTTTACAACAGTAAAACACTACTGCCAGTTAATTATGGAAAAGTAGATCAAAAGGAAGAAATTGGTTGGTCAGCCATTGATTTGGGACGGATGGCTATTTGGTTAAAAATAGTTGGTGCAAAATATCCTAAATTCCAAGCTCAAACTGAAAAGGTTTGGAAATCTTGGAAAGTTGACCGTCTCACAAAAAATGGCAACATGTATGGTACGAGTGTCATTGACAAGAAAGAACAATACAATCAAGAAGGGCGTTTAGGTTACGAAAACTATGCTGCCTATGGTTTAAAATTATGGGGTTTGAATGTTGAAAAAGCCCTAGATTATAAATCTAAAGCTGAATTTGTTAACCTTTACGGACAAGGTGTTCCCTACGATCGCCGAGAGTTTCATAATTCTGGTGCTAACAATTATGTTCTGAGTGAGCCATATATTCTTGATGGCATCGAAACCGGATTTAAATCATTGCCGAAAGTTTATTCAGACAGAATTTTAGCCGCTCAAGAAGCTCGCTATCAACAAACAAATCAACTCACTGCGGTGACAGAAGATAATTTAGACCGCGCTCCCTATTTTGTCTATAACAGTTTGTATGTAAATGGGGAACCTTGGGCAACTATTACCGATACCCGTGAGAAGCATAATAATTTACGTTTTGTCAGTACAAAAGCAGCTATCGGTTGGTATGTTTTGAATGACACAGAATATACTCGCAAACTGTTTAACTTTGTGACTAGTAATCTCAAAACAGAAAAAGGTCTATATAACGGCTATTACGAAGTTTTGAAAGAACCGAATCGTGCTTTAACCGCAAATAATAATGGTGTAATTCTCCAAAGTTTGCTCTACAAAAAAGTTGGACAGCCCCTTGTCAATTGGGCAGGAGTTAAACAACCTAAATAA